The Clostridium beijerinckii genomic sequence TTTTCAGCTCTTTTTCGCTGCTCATCTGTAAGGCTTCGTGGTTCCTTTGGTTTGAATCCTGCAAATTTGTTTTTATCCGGGTTACTATTCTTTCCATAGCTCCTATTGACATTTTTCTTTACCTCCTTATCATCTGGATATCCTTCTCTTCTCCAATTTTTCAGTATGCCTTCAATGTAAGTCATATTAGGTTTATTAGCTTTTAATGCTATATCTATAGCCATCTTTACATATTCTTGACCATGCACCCCTATAGCTAACTTAAGTGCACCTAAATTAAGAACATTAGGTATTCCAACTATTAGGTCACAGTACTTAGCAAGTTCAATAGATTTAGAATTTATATCATCTTCTTTCTTTATCTCTCTATCTTTATTATTCTCATTCTTAATCTTGTTCTTATTCTCTCTCTTATTCTGCACCGTTACAGTAACGTTACTTTTATCATCTGTAACGTTACAAGATTTTTTTGCACTATCACAAATATCATTTGTAACTTCAATGTTATATTCTTTACTTTCAGCACATCCATATTCTTTACTTTCAGCCCAGCTATGTTCTTCAATTTCAACACTAGTTTCTTCACTTCCATTAACTACAGCTTCAAGTTGTTTTTTCTTTTCTCTATGATTTTGAACTCTTTTTCTATTTTGATCTCTAACTCTGTCCATTCCCTCAACATTTTGGTGTCTTTCCCAATTCACTATTCTGATTACGTTATTATCAGCTATCTCAATCATTTGAAATTCTGATAATACTTTAAGTGCAAGTCTTATAGAAGCTAGAGGCCTTGAGAATATTGTAGATAACATTTCATCACTATATGGGATATTCTCATTTAGATATATAAGTCCATTAGCATTAGTTTTGCCAGCTTGTATAAGTAATCTTATCCATAAATAATGAATAGTATCTCTCTCTGGCATTGCATCCACTAATTTCATCTTTTCATCATCATGCATGTTAGTAGATAACTTAATCCATTTAATATCTGACATGTTTCTCACGCTCCTTTAAAAGAAATGTTTTAAACCTTTCCAATTTTTCCATGAGGACATCAATCTTCATGGAAGTACATACATCCGTCTAATGCCTAGACATTCTAATACTCCAATCACTTCCTATAGCAGTTAAAAACGTACACTCTTAGACATTTTACCTTGTGGTTACATTGTGCCCTTGGGGTATAAGTTCAAGTAAATTCATCTTAAATACAAAATTTAACATGAAATTTTTTACTTTATATATACTCTAAGTATTTTTAATTCCAAACTGTAAACCTCTCAATCATTTAATTTCCATTAATAAATTTATCTGTATTAATATCTTCTAAATACGCCCTTTGCATTTCAGCACTTAACCTACCCCATTTTGAAAGCATATTTCTCATTACTGTTCTTTTAGCCATAGCCTTATAATCATTATTCCATCTTGGATCTCCATTAAAGGAATTATTCCTAAACGAATCCATATTCTCTTTGCTCCAATAAACATATTTTCTAAAGCCATTTACCATCTCAAAATATCCTGCATACCCTATAACTGCATCTGACTTTTTAGCTGAAACATCTATACTAAATTCTTCAGTTAATGGATTCCATGATTTTAGCTGCCCTTCATAAACTTCAATTACATTTATGGCTTTATACTCCCCTGTTCTAAGTAATAATTGAATATATCCCTTATATCCAAGCTGAAAATTTGCTTTCTTCTTATAAGGAATAATCCAGACATACTCCAAATTTTTATCGATAGATAAATCTAAGGAAGCTGCAATCATACATGCATCAATTATTGATCTAGGTTCACATTCAATAAACAGAGAATCCAAGTCTGCGCTTTTGTGTGAATCGCTTGCTCCTAAGGCGTTAGGTGTAGGAGTTTCCTTAACTAAATTTA encodes the following:
- a CDS encoding recombinase RecT, translating into MATNSSLKNQLIEKEQSTVNVQETIFKNLINSDEIKSKFTEVLKDKAFEYINSIINLVKETPTPNALGASDSHKSADLDSLFIECEPRSIIDACMIAASLDLSIDKNLEYVWIIPYKKKANFQLGYKGYIQLLLRTGEYKAINVIEVYEGQLKSWNPLTEEFSIDVSAKKSDAVIGYAGYFEMVNGFRKYVYWSKENMDSFRNNSFNGDPRWNNDYKAMAKRTVMRNMLSKWGRLSAEMQRAYLEDINTDKFINGN
- a CDS encoding phage replisome organizer N-terminal domain-containing protein, whose translation is MSDIKWIKLSTNMHDDEKMKLVDAMPERDTIHYLWIRLLIQAGKTNANGLIYLNENIPYSDEMLSTIFSRPLASIRLALKVLSEFQMIEIADNNVIRIVNWERHQNVEGMDRVRDQNRKRVQNHREKKKQLEAVVNGSEETSVEIEEHSWAESKEYGCAESKEYNIEVTNDICDSAKKSCNVTDDKSNVTVTVQNKRENKNKIKNENNKDREIKKEDDINSKSIELAKYCDLIVGIPNVLNLGALKLAIGVHGQEYVKMAIDIALKANKPNMTYIEGILKNWRREGYPDDKEVKKNVNRSYGKNSNPDKNKFAGFKPKEPRSLTDEQRKRAEKSLI